The Vigna angularis cultivar LongXiaoDou No.4 chromosome 9, ASM1680809v1, whole genome shotgun sequence DNA window aacactatgttttaaaattatgaaactcgtttataacaaaactatttataataaaattatttaatatttaaataatcgaGTCTTACTTTTTTAGACTATcaccacttctaaaataatattttatgggATTTTACTTCTATCCTATTAGGTagaatatatatacataattaaaagGTTTGTTTTCTTCGGTTAAAtgaagttttattatttatttaaaatttaatacttataaaatcaaatttcatattttattattgtaataatataaaagtaatatattcaacttctttacttttattttatgtactaatcatatgttaatataatctTTACATCAACTTTTACTGTTTACTTCAATAGAAAATTGTCTCTTTAAAGCAAATTAATTTCCATTATTCCTATTATTACGGTGAATCATGGTGAATCAACATGTATCTTAAATATACATTTACTATAGTAAATATATGATCCAATatatttttgaagatttttttactaatatcaATTCGATACactaatttcttaaaataaatattagaaagtTAAAACATAACCTTATTGAAAATAACAATAAGGAACTGTTCTCAttctattatatttatcttaaaattttatctttattgtaTTTGTTATTTATCATTAAGTTGGAATATTAGGAACTCATtccattataaaaaatagtcaTTGCAAGATATTGAAAGAAGttcaaaagaataaattattggAGAAAGCGTGTGAATATCACTACTATCTTCCCCACCGCTCTCTAtctatcattaatattatttctctCAATCTTTTCCACCgatctataaattttaaaaaataattaaatgtttacATCCAAACAGGCTCAGTTCACATGGTGATATGTAACTTAAGCAATAATATAATCTAACAACTAATTCAGACAACGTAAAGAGCATAATATAATCTAACAACTGATTCAGACAAAGTAAAGGGATCAATAAACTTAAGCTGAGATTATCCAAGTAAAGATCcacaaacataataattatattagaaaTACTACAATTATCGAAATATCTTCTTTACGATTTATTAGTTATgcatttaatattgttatagtTGAAAAAGTTCCTGAAGTAATTAATCTTTACAGAGTACTTTTATACtctataaaaacaattaaataacaCAAATTGTATACACTAGTTTcatgttatatataaaatggtaaaatgATAAATTGATTTGGTCATatagataaattaattatataaataaatacaactaagttacttaaaaaaaattctttataacctactaaatattaaagttattcGAGGAAAGTGTATATTTTGGATTCATTAACTTTTGTTAAGTTCATATTTATATCTTTGTGGGTACCCAAGATTTTGTAAACTAATTTTGATAGTGAACgcatattttttttgtgtttctaACTTTctatatcttttatattatttactaatttatattaattattcttttctataacaacatacaaattatttaactcttttgttttagcataatattacaataatcatattatcattttcattacatacaaataataacaacaacaatactAAGAAAGTATGTCAAATCAGAAAAtgacaacaataataataacatctcatattaaacatgaaaaattccataattatgtaaataaaaaatttcaaattcaataatttcggtaaaaaattagaaatgacGGAatcaaattacaataataaaaaaaatgaataaaagaatCTCTTTAAAGTGACTAACATAAGAAAAGATCATAATAACAACACGagtagaaaaacaaaatctaaaaagGAAAATGCAAAAAAGATAATGTGTAGTGTGtagatgttttgtttttttgttgggCATCCATAGCCAGAAGAAGATGGTAAAGAAGAGATTTGACATTGATTGGTATGAATATAAGAGTGGAATTGGTGACCCACTCCTTAGTGAGAGTTTGAGCTTAAGGGGGTTTCGTTGCTCTTCTTTAGATGTATAGATCTTACCATCATTACTGTCCTCAAAAGAGGAAAATGTCTCCTCTTCTCAACACAACTTTTCTTTCCAACAACTATTTTCTCACTACAATGCCATATTCCTCTTTTTCCTCACCTACCTTTTTCAACCTTACTGcccataaaatttaaatacaaaatatgcgcacttttttttcaccctcaaataataaaattattacaaataatctAAATGTGAGTCaaagtataatataaaaaaagataataaaattatatatcattcaaataaaatatttatatcaaatagAGATAACAAAGTTATATatcatatcaaataaaaaactcataaactcatttttagagacttttatgttaaaaatatgtaaactattttatatagaaTAAGACTCATGTCATTTGTTATGATGACTTCTTAaactattataataacaatatcataCCCACAACAATAACCGtataaataaaagtcattttagtacttgagaaaaaaaaataataataataaaattgaatcagataaataataatttaataaaatagaaaaagtaaaaaaaaaatacatacacctttgtttaaaataaatcaataaaataattatttttaataaaatgatatcattttattatataatattattatttttaatgttattatcataataaaatggaaaaaaactcgtagttaatataataattacataatagaTTAttggagataaaaaaatatcaaggacatttattcaaattatgttatgatttttttatttaatttttataaaatttgtaaaagaaagataatttaaatgtgtgttttattattcatttaacGTAggtatatatacataataatataatctaAATTAGGTATGTAATTATGCACAACACAATTACTGGATATTCAATAACTTAATCAGAggaaatttgattaatttaattataggagattaatttctaattaaattaatttgagaAGAATAATTTGGATTTTATCACATCTTTGCAATCTAAGCGGGAGGTTAACTAAAGTTTAGACTAGTCCAAAAAGAATTTTAAGGTAGGTCTTTTGTGAAGATGTCAGCGATATGGTAGCCAGAAGAGACATGAAGAACCCGTGTCTGATCATGTGTTACATTTTCCTAAACAAAGTGAATATACATCTCAATACGTGTTGTGTGCTGATGTTGAacattatcaaataaataaatgacacTAAAATGTTCACAGTACACCAAAGTAGACCGAGGGAGAGAAAATTTGAAGTTCCAAGAGGATATTGTGGAaccaacaaaattaaataataacatttgcAACACCTTTATATTCAGCCTCTACACTAGAATAAGAAAGAGTGTGTTGGCGCTTCGATGATAAGGAGATGAGGTTGTTACCAAGAAACACACAATAACTAGATGTGAAACATCTAATGTCAGGACATCACCTTAACCAACATTAGTATAAAcaagaagtttctcaatataGGTCGAATATAGGTGTAACCATGTTGTAGAGTACCCTAAACATATATAACAATGAATGTGTTTCAATGCTAGCATATGTTTGATATAAAGGGCATGCATGTGAAGACATACAGGTTGAACAACATATCAAAATGTCAGGGTGAGTGAAGGTAAGATACTAAACGGTGTTGACAAGACTGCGATTTATAGTGGGATCCTCAAATCTGTGCCGAAGGATGTATTGAGCTTCTGCTTGATATGAACTAGAGTTAGTGTTGTGAAAACAAGTCACCCGACCTGACTTGACCTACCATGGGTTggccacttagtgagccaacccaacccgactcatttattagcaagcCGAAAAAGTTCGAATCCGAATCGACCACCCTGAGTTAGTGGATTAAATAgattgactcacttaattacaagtttttttttcctaaataatttttttttgaattgaaatctaaataaaattcaatccaagatgatgttaaacttcatatataatccaaaataaaaataatacaacacAATCCAAATAGAATCCAGAATCACTTTAAACTCCAGATACAATCCAAAAGCacaaaaatgaaacaaataactatctaacattaataattgttgtcatttatccatttataaaattagagtcttgaatgaataaatccataatattttgctctcttgaaacatcttcctcTTTATTCCCAtctacaatacaataaaaagaatgttaattaataatattgaaacacaaagtaataaataattaaattaatttcatagtACTAACAATAATGTTACCTACTAGTTCAAAATCATGCAACCAATTTTGAGTTAAAGTTAATGCCTAAACATTCTTTAGAATAATGGAGGAACAATATTTGGTTAGCACACAAGAACCAAGAATAAAGACATATTCACTAGTAACAGTGATTGTTATGATAAGAACATCATAAGTCATTTTAGATAAGTTTGGATAACGATATCGATGATCCCTCCAATAACTCAATACATCcaacttataaaaaaactttGGATCAAGATTCCCTGCATTTAAATAAAGATCCAATTCAGGCCTTCGATGTCATTAACATGTTGGCTCAAATAATCAACATATTCCTAAGACATCatgaaacaaatttaatatgtCATTCATAAGTAAgaaataaagtatatataataaaataaataaaataaaataaaaaaagttgagaATTGAAAACTTACATCAAATGCATCCGTCACTGGTTCATCATTAGTAAAATAAGCTTATTGTATTGGAAGGAAAACTTGAGAACTTaaagtatttgaataatttgagTTTTGACATTCTTCAAAAAACTTATACATGTTATcctttaaaacattaatattttcttcataAGTAGAAGGATTAATCTTTCTATAACAATATCAAATTGCTCCAAACTTCATCCAtggataaaaaataatcttaatagcAAGAATGTCACAATATTAATCCCAATACTTACTAAACACGTTCAACATACTCAAAAACATATCTTTAATCGTCCGATCATCACTTTTTACATTTTTCCGCAACAAACATTTAATTTTCCAAACTTGTGTGAAGTAATGATTAGAAGTTGGATAAAAAGAACCTCAAATGAAGTTAGTCATCACATAAAATGGTTTCTAGAACTCACATTTTTTTCAGTCCTTTTCCATTCATAATTTGATGGACAATGCACATAATTTCTATCACGAATAGTCAAACTTCCAAAGCCATGTCGATATCTAATTGCACTTTCAAGCATAAGATAAGTAGAATTCCATCTATTAGGAACATCCATTTTCAAACCTACTTGGTATCAATACCCTTAATTTGAATAACACATTCTTTAAATGCAATTTTTCTTGTCTTCGATCCTCTCACATACTTTATACTCTCACTAATCTTTTTGGAAAGCATCAGATGTCACATTTAATCCCTCTTGCACAATAATATTCAAGACATGTGCACTCCAGTTACATGAAAGTAATCACCATTACATATCAaactatttttcaatttcaaatgcTGAGTCAAAATTTTTTGCAACACCTTATTGACACTATCATTGTCTAATGTGATAGAAAAAATCTTCCTATCTATTTCCCAATCAAGCAACATAACATCAAATTTTTGTACCGAATCATGACCAACATGTGAAGGTTCCATTTTACAAAAGATAATAATCTTATTATTCAACCCTCAACTAGCATCAACAAATTGAACAATCAAACTGATAAACCCTTCTTGATTTATAGAAGTTCAACAATCAGATGTCAAACAAATTCGACTATGAGATTTACACATTGCAAGTTTCATCCTCTCTTTGTGTTCATGAAATTTCTTTGAAATATTAGACACAACTGCATTGTTACTTGGAACTCTTACTTTTGGATTTAGATATACGATTAATTCTTTAATCCAATTATactcaacaaaaaatataaggAAGTCCATGCTGAATAATAATTTCCCAGCAtgattaattatcatttttccCACGCCACtgtcttttaatttctttaggACCGAACACTTTGACAAATGATGCAACACTGTTGAGATCCCTATTTTTGTACCACCAATAACATACTTTACACCACATGCatgtcttttgctttttctttacCATCTTTAATACCAATTTTTGTAAAATGATCTCAAACTTTTGAAGTACTTACCCTAGGTCTCTTACTTTTTCTATCAAAATCCTACCCTCATTCTCAATCTCTTCTATGGTTGGTGGCAAATAATcattcaaattatcattaacaCATTGATCATCTATGGTTTCATTTTGTTATGTAATAATTGTACAATACAATGTTTCAAAGTTCATTGATTCAAGtctaaagtaaaataattaactaattaatgtgcaaaagaaaaattgattatgatgagaaaagaaataagGAATCAGGCACACCACACCACGATATGTGAAGCAAATTGTGTTGGAATCGTGCACACTACAGTCACACTATGTAGTACTGTCTGCAAAGCTCAAAATTGTCTACAACACGGCCTGCACTATGCTATAATCGTACACATTATTCACAATGGTTTACGAAGTGAAGGGGTATGTTGTGCTGGAATCATCCACATTATTCGCCACGGTCTGCGAAGCAGAGGGGTCTATACGTTTGAATCATGCACAACGGTTTGTACTATGCACCACGATATGCATTGTTCACCATAGTCTGCATTATGCAACTCAGTCTACAGAGGGTAGGGAGGTTGGTCTGCGTTGAGCTCAGTCTAGTTTTGAGGAGAAGCATGGTCTATGTATGCCTTGGTATGTTCTGCACCGATAGAAGTGATGAGAGCATTTACattttaggtttagggtttcataacttaaaaaaattaggtaGGTTGATGAGCCAACCTGGTTTACCATAGGATCAATCTAGGTGAGCCGGGTTCATAGCGGACCAGACTCAAAATTGGCCCATATCAAAATGTCAACTTTCTTTTAAACCCAATCTAGTCTGAATCTGTGATGGGTTGTGTTGGCTAGCGAGTTCAAACTTATTCTGACAATTTTAACTAAAGTAGCATAAGGTTTGCATGACAATGCATGCAATGATGTCACTAGTATAGGTGCTTTTAGGAACAAACGGAACAAACCACCTGCATGtcttgttataattattttaattgattgctttttttttttaatgtaatgtGTTTCACTAAATCGTTTTTTAATGGTGATTATtccataaataagaaaaatcttaaataaGTCTCCAATAAATAAATGCTCAAggaataaaatagtatttttattataaatttttagaattattacGTTTAACCTATATGAAGCCCAATAAGTTAGGTGTGTAAAGGTTAAGCAGTAAGGAACATTAGAAGCAAATCAAGCTAAGCATAGTAATATTTTTGGCAAGGCTAAGTCAAAGATGATcaaggaaaagtaaaaataaaaaacatgtgaAATATGATTCAAAGGCATGAGAAGTATGCTTCAAAGGAAGCATGAAAGACATGAATAGCAAGCTTATATGCAATGCAAATTTTTGACCaaaatttttcacttttcattgcattttgaatttcaaatattttattcattgcattaatttaaaattttatttcatttaagaAGAATTAGTATTTGAACGTTTCAAGTGGCTATAAATAGATCATTCTTCTCTTTATAAAAGAACTTTTGATATAATTGAATGAGAgcctattttttaaaaagtttgtatTTACACTTGTAATCTTTTAAGGGAAAATCACCAATTAGGAACTCAATGTAAATAGATTATAACAAACCAACTTGCTTTATATTTGTTGTCCACGTTAATGCAGAAAGTTAATATTATTAACAACTCcaacttttgttttttctcaAATTCTAAATCTTGCATACTTTATATGATCACTTCTTCTTTTGTTTCCTATTcaacttttctattttctcaTGTATATACACGCAAATTTCTATATTCTAACTTTCATACAATCTCTTTTTGCAAAGTCATGTGACAATACCTTCCATGATTGAGaacataatttcaaaattgttcAAATTTTCTTATAACATATCAGGAAGTTCCACGAAATTGCAAAATTTATAAGCTTGATTCTAGGAATTGTTTCCACAAACGTTATGGTACTTCCATGCATCTATTAAGCCAAAACGACAAAAAGGACTAAATCATTAGATAGTCATGtagtagaatttttttttctgtccaTGTAGTTTTGGTTTACCTAGGAAGTTAACTTTTTGTCCATATTTTTTTAAGCAACAAGAAACATTGTATCAGAGTAACTTGTTTTCGGTTTCACTCTCTTCCAATTTTCACCAGAGGTTTTGTACTTTTATATATGCCTTCCAGTGAAATACCTTACTATTCTTTCCTCTTTGGTTTTGCtcttgaaaagaatttgaaagaCAGCAAAGAAACTGTTAGAAATAGTGTAACAGCGGAATCTAGTGGAAGACAGATACTATACGCTTCAGTGTGATGCATCATCCATCATTCACTTTGCATGGTTAGATTTCTGGCCAAGTCGTTGTCCAATAAAAGTCCAAAGCGAAGAAAATCTCGTTCACAGTGGCAGGTTGAAGTGAATAGTGAAAAGGAAACTTCAGTAAACATACATCTCAGATTCTGCTTTTCATGTATCAGAAACAAGATCTTCATCTTGCAGTACTGATTTCTTCACTTTTACCTTGTCTTCAAGAAACCCTTCACATGAAATCtcacaaatatattaatatttcattctcttatatattattcaaatattctCCATTGTTACTTTATAGATAAACATATGTTTGATAAATTTCTTCACATTAACAAgagagaattaaaaaaaatgaactgaAATTATAAGCTAAAATCAACTTTTTACATAAAGTATAAATAAgtcttaaaagaaattaatgtaaaaaaattctTGATATTTACTTTCGACTTTGAgcttcttaaaaatatttatgtaaaagttaataaatCTTATGTCAGAATATAAAAGCTTATACTGAATGCCAAAAGCTAATATCACAAAGGACAACCGGTAATGTAAACTTTCTCTGTGCCCTTTGGTTACTCAATAAAGTCTTGTATATAATCCAAATGATACTGATAAGAAATCTTAGCAGGAAGGAGTTTTCTCTTTTCCACACATTCACTTGGTTCATATTGAAAGAACAGCAAAGCTTTTAGCTGTCAAATGTCTGTATTCATGGCCTTCCTATCCTTCCCACATGACTTTGGACCACATTTTCTTTCCCCATCTGATATAGTATTTTGCATTAGCACACTCAAAATATCTTTGGATTCTCCAAAATTGGGAAAAATAAGGTAATTAGCTGCTTGACATGACATATTCGTGAGAGTAATTTCCACATGTTGTTGATTGATTGTTATCTGATAATTATACTAGCAAGGACTTGCAAAGTAGCCAATGCAGCTTTCCTTTTCGGTATTGCAGTAAGTTCGTTAGTTAGCAACATGCAGCATAAATAAAACATTGATGaactttttcttataaaactTTGGAGAagcaaatgaaaataaatataacagaGAAAGTCAAGTATTAATTAGGGCAATCTTTACTTACCAAAAAGGTTTAACTATTGTGAGaacaacttttcattttctctgtCTGGTGCCACAAGAGGGGACCTCTTTAGGAAAGTTCTACAAAATCCAAAAAGTGTAACTCTGGCTCTAATTTTGCTTTTGTCATTATTAGCTGCATGGTATATATGTTCAGCTCCAACTTGCaacaaactttatatatatagcaCCATCATGTAGCCTACCATTCTCACATTCCCATTCACACTTCAACACTACCAAGCCAAGATGTTTCTTCACACTGTGTTCCTCCTTTCCTTTCTCTTATCCACTTCCCATGCTACTGTTCAAGACTTCTGTGTGGCAGACCTAAAAAGTGCAGATGGCCCTGCAGGCTTTCCCTGCAAGCCAGCTGCCAAAGTTACTTCAGATGATTTTGTGTTTGCTGGCTTAACTGAAACTGCAAATGTCACAAACATAATCAATGGTGCTGTGACCCCAGCATTTGTTGGTCAATTCCCAGGTGTTAATGGTCTGGGACTATCAGCAGCAAGGATAGACCTTGGTCCTGCTGGAGTTATCCCACTTCACACTCATCCTGGTGCCAATGAACTTCTACTAGTGACTCAGGGTTACATCCTTGCTGGATTTATTTCATCAAGTAACGTTGTTTATCAGAAGTTACTGAAAAAGGGAGAGCTTATGGTCTTCCCACAAGGGTTGTTGCACTTTCAAATAGCAGCTCATAAGAGGAAGGCCACTGCTTTTGCTATTTTCAGCAGTGCAAACCCTGGCCTCCAAATCCTTGACTTTGCACTGTTTGCCAGCGACTTCTCTACACCTTTGATTACACAGACAACTTTCCTTGATCCTGCTCTAGTCAAGAAGCTTAAGGGTGTTCTTGGGGGCAGTGGTTAATTAGCTAGAGCAGTCTCATGGTTATGATTTATGAATTCTTCATTATATTGCTTAATCCATTACCTTGTGTTGTTTAGATTCCTTAGACTTGTCAGGTCTTCTGGTCATTGAATTACTCGTGTCATGCGGAGTGCTTGATTTTTGCTTTTCATCTCTGTTCCAAAGGTGAAGAATGTCTCTTGAGACTTGAGCATGACCATGTTTAGATGGGTTTGCCACTGTTAATTGCTGAACAAGTTTATCCAATGTTTTCTGGTGTgctatttctttttcaaaaaagatTCTGCTTGTCCTTTTTACTATCTCGTAATTGTGTTTCGTTCTGAGTCTTGTTTCTTAACTTTTTGACTAGTTATATTTACATAATACCTTTTTTAATTATACCCCTTAAATTTTGAGATTAAGTAAGTGTACAAATGTGACGCAGATTGAGTTTATAATTTAATCGCTTAGTCCATTCTTacaaaaattcttttttaagaGGATATATCAAGTGGAGATCAAAAAGAATTCTATCCACAAAGCCTCATGTATCAAGTCGGtcatgataatatataatttttcaaaacaatatcatttatgtatttatttatatataaatatatataattatatattttattaaagaatttaaattaatatttttatatcatatttattattatattattaaataaaatatataatttaatatcgTTATTAACTAtaatctatttattaattttaccgtagaaaaaaaattatagtgtTTAAGAAAGCAGTAAATAAGATATTGTGATAAAGTCTGTacataacaaaagaaatataaagtttaaccaaaatatgaaaatgttagaattaattctaataaaattctcactaaaattttataattagtgtatatatatatatatatatattaattaattattaaagagaaataaaCAATTGGTAGgatttaagtataaatttaagtcataaataaaaaaaagaatatataataaaaaagtccataaatttattattcataaattcattattttaaacttcatttttatttaattttgattttgatttagaTCTGGATGTATTTTTGgcataacaaaattaaatatgtatctTATATACTTTAAGAAAAAAGATGTTTAacgaattaaaagaaaattaataattttagctAATCAATGATTTTAATGTCTTTTGATGAGTAATTCTTCTATATACAACAAAGTTTATTC harbors:
- the LOC108319323 gene encoding auxin-binding protein ABP19a → MFLHTVFLLSFLLSTSHATVQDFCVADLKSADGPAGFPCKPAAKVTSDDFVFAGLTETANVTNIINGAVTPAFVGQFPGVNGLGLSAARIDLGPAGVIPLHTHPGANELLLVTQGYILAGFISSSNVVYQKLLKKGELMVFPQGLLHFQIAAHKRKATAFAIFSSANPGLQILDFALFASDFSTPLITQTTFLDPALVKKLKGVLGGSG